GTCGTACTTGCCGGCCAGCACCGAGGTGGCCGTGAGCTTGGCCTTGGCCTGGCGGGCGGCCAGGGCCGCGTCTTCCAGGATGTCGTAGCTGTTGCGGTAGCCCACCAGGCCGGTGCCGCTGGGGCCGGCCACCTTATCGGCGGCCTGGGGCGAAAGGTACTCATACCCTAGCCCCATGGGCGAGCTCAGCGCGTCGCGGGTTTTAAACTTGCCGCTGGCCCGGTCGATGGCCGTAACCGAAAACGTGGGCCAGATGCGGTGCACATCCTGGTCGATATACGAGCCATCGGTGCTGGCAAAATACTTCTGCTCGTTTATCTGAAAGAGGCTGGAATTGACGAAGTTGGCGCCGTTGGCCTGCGCCGCGGCGTTGGCGGCCAGCAGCAGCTCGGCCTTTTGCGCCACGGGCACCTCGAAGGCGTTTTGCTTGATGGGCGTTTTCCAGCTTACCTCGCCGTAGCCTTTTTGCGGAGCCAGGTTCACGGGCTCCTTCTGGGTTTTGGCGTTGGCTTTGGCCATGGCCACGGCCAGCTTGGCGGCCTGGGCCAGCCCGGCGTCGCTCACGTTGTTGGTGGCCGCGAAGCCCCAGCTGCCGCTGGCAATCACGCGCACGCCGGCCCCGAAGCTTTCGCCGCTGGCAATGTTCTGCACCTGCTTTTCGCGGGTGAAAATGCTCTGGTTGAGGTAGCGGCCAATGCGCACGTCGGCGTAGGTGGCACCGGCACTCTTGGCCGCGTTCAGGGCCACGTCGGCCAGGCGCTTTTTCTGGGTCACATCGAGGCCGGGCTCCAGCAGCCGGGCGGGGTCTACGAGGGTGCCGCCTAGGCCGGGAAAGTTGGGCAGCAGCAGGGCGCCGGTGGCCAGGCCAGTAAGGCCCACAAAGTCACGTCGTTTCAAGGCAGAAAAAAATTAGCGGCCGCTAGGCCCAAACCGGCTGGCAAGATGCAGCTTTTTCACGAAAAAGACATACCCGCCGGCCGGGCGTTGCAGCCTGGCCTAGCCTTTTTTTCGAATAAGTTAAAAAAGCGCTTTGCCAAGGGGAATAGCCCGCGCGTGGCGCCGGGTTGGATATCGGCCGCCGGGCGCTATATTTCTTGCCCGCTCTCCTTTGCCCACCCGAGTACCTTGGTTTATATGAACATACGTCAACTCCTGGCATTAGCCACGCTGAGCTTTTTGGCGATGAGTAATAGTTGCAAAAAAGAAGACGTGGTGCCCTGCAACGCCTCGGCCGACGTGACCCTGACGCCGCTAGCCAGCCTCAAGGCCAGCATCAGCGAGCCGGTGCCCTACGTGGGCCAGACCAACGAGTACGTCATCAACTCGGCCGCCGAGTATCATGACTTGTTCGGGAGTCGCAAGCTGCCGCCCGTTGATTTTACTACTCACACCCTGCTGGCCGGCAAAACCCGCACTGCCAGCAGCTACCACCTGCTAGCCCAGCAGGTGGTGCAAACCTGTGCCGGCTATACCTACGCCGTGCAGCTAGCCCCCGATGCAGCACCCAAGCCGGCCAGCGTGGTGTATTACGTTTTGATTCCAAAGCTGCCAGATACGGCCAAGGTGAAATTCGACGTGCAACTGCTCGCCACTAGCAGCGATGAGGTTTCGACGCTGGTCGGGACGAAATAAAAGGCTGGCCGATGCTAAGCCGTGCGGTCAGGCAAGCCGAGCTTCGCCCTACTTGCCTACTTGCCCCAGCAATTCCTTTACCGCCGCGTCGAGCTGGGTATCGTGGGGGGTGTAGCTCTCGCCGATGGGGCGCGTCACGGGAATATCGACCGGGCGCGGGTTCATTTCCATCACCTGGCCGTCGCGGGTGGCGCGGATGGTGCTGGTGGGCAGGCGCAGGCTGGAGCCGTCGAGTAGGCTGGTGCCCGAGGTGAAAATAATCCAGCCGCCGGTGGGTTCGCCCACTATCTTGCCCAGGTGGCTAGCCCGGTAGCCCTCGCTAAAGTCCTCGGCATCAGAGAGCGAGTGCTGGTTGGTGACGAGCACTGTGGGCACTTCCAGGCTGCGCTGGCCGAGGGCCGAGCGGGCCGGCACCGGCGCGGCCATGCCCCGGCTCATCATGCTGAGGTAGCTGCGGCGGGCCAGCACGTCGATGGCGTACACGTTCACGAAACCGCCGTTGTTGTTGCGCACATCCACCACCACGCCGTCGCGGGTCATGTTTTCGGCGTCGAGGTCCACGTAGAGCTGGGCCAGCGAGGCGGCGCTCATGTCAAACATGTGCACGTAGCCTAGCCGGCCGCCGCTGGCCTGGGCCACGTAGGCGCGGCGCTCCTCCACCCACTGCCGGTAGTCGAGGCCCTTCTCGGTGTCGCGGCTCAGGGGCCGCACGACTACCTCGCGCTCCTTGCCATCGGCCGACACGCGGAGTGTGGTGCGGCGGCCCACCTTGTATTGCAGCAGCTCGTCGAGGTTGGTGCTGCCATTCAGCGGGCGGCCGTCTACGGCCAGCAGCACGTCGCCGGGCTTGAGGCCGGCCAGCGCGGCGGCCCCCAGCGGCAGCACGGTGGTGAGGCGCAGGCGGCCGTTTTGCTCGTACTCGGCCGGGTCGAAGCGCACCCCTAGCCGGCCGGTAGCCGGGGCCACGGTGCCGGTGGCGGCCGGGGCCGGGCCCATGCCCGAGTGCGAGGCGTTGAGCTCGCCAATCATCAGGTTCACCAGGCGGCGTACCTCGTCGGGGGTGCGGGCGCCAGCTACATAGGGCGCAAATTTTTCGCGCTGGGCGGGCCAGTCAGTGCCGTTGAAGGTGGGGTCGTTGAAGAAGTCGCGCAGGTAGCTCCAGGCCTCGTCAAAGACCACCAGCTTCTCCTGTTCAAAGTCCACGTCCAGCTCGGCGGCCACGGCCACCGGGTGGGCGGCGGGGCCTTTGCCCACCTCCACCGGCACCACCTGAATGCGGCCCTGGTCGAGGTAATACACTTCCTTGCTATCGGGCGAAAACTGGGCCTCGCGCTTGGGGCCGGGCGTGGCGGTGAGCTGCCGGGCCGTGGGCGCATCCTTGCTCAGCTCATCGAGCGGGTAGATGTAGAGGTTGGTCTGGTTCGATACCGTAGCCGTGAGCAGCAGCCACTTACCATCGGGGCTGATGCGCTGGCTGCGCACATCCACGCCCACCGGCACCAGGCTCAGGCGCCGCCTGATGTCGTCGAAGTTGATGTTGACCGGCGGCTTGGCGGGCGTGGGCAGGCTAGCCGTAGCCGCGCCGTTTTTGCTCCTGGCTTTTTTGCCCGCGGCCGGATTTTTGGCGCGGGCCGAGTCGGCGGTGGCCACGGGCAGCGGCGCGGGGCTAGCCGGCCTGGCCGGCGGCTGGGGCGGGCTCTGGTTCTTATCGGGCGAAGCCGGCCCCGGCACGGCTTCCTTGAACAAGTCGCGGAACTGGTCTTCGCGGAAGCGCGGCGTGCGCAGCTGCAAGTCGATGCGCGCCACCTGGGCATCTTCGGTGCGCTGGCCGGTGTCGAAAAGCAAGTACTTGCCATCGGGGCTCCACGAGAGCGAGTTGCTGTTGGAGTTGGCCAAAAAGCTCACGGCCCGCGCCGCGCCGCCCGCCGTGGGCACCACCTGCACGTTGGTGAAACCCCGGGCCCCGGCCGGCGAAAAAGCCAGCCAGCGCCCATCGGGCGACCATACAAACGAGCGCTCGGCCGCCAGCGGCGGCCGGCCAAAGCGCCCGGTGCCGGCCACGCGCTCCTGCTTGGTGGCCAGGTCCAGGATGCGCAGCTCCTTGGCATCGCGCTCGAAGGCCAGCAGCTTGCCATCGGGCGAGAAGCGCGGCTGGGCATCGCTGAGCGGCGAGTTGGTGAGGCGGGTTTCCTGGCCGGTGGCGAAGGTGTAGCTGTAGAGGTGCCTGGCGCCGTCGCGGGCCGAGGCGTAGATGAGCCGGCGGCTGTCGGGCGCCCAGGTCAGGTCGCTTTCGGCGGGCACGGTGCTGGTGAGGCGGGTAGCGTCGCCGCCATCGGCGGCCGAGGCGGCGAATACCTCGCCGTGCACGACAAAGGCCACCTTCTTGCCATCGGGCGAGAGGGCCAGCTCCTGCAAGCGGTCGGTGAAGCGCTGGCGCTCCACGGTGGGGCTAGCCGGCGCGCCGCGCCGCACAATGCGCACGGGCTGCGCCTGGCCGTTTTCGGTATTCAAAGTCCAGATGCCGAAGTCGCGCTCAAACACGATGAGCCGGCCATCGGCCGAAGCGCTGGGCCACAGCACGCGGCCATCTTTGAAATTGGTGACCTGTTGGGGCGCGGCCTTGGTCAGGCCGGTTGTCCAGATGTTTTCCGCCCCGCCCTGGTCGCTGGTGTAAAACAGCTTTTGGCCGCCCGGCCCCACATGGGCCACAGCGCCTTGGCGCCGCCGCTGGTGAGGCCAGTGTAGCCAGGCCCGGTTTTGCCTTCCTGCCGCAGCCAGATTTCGGACTCATCCAGGTGGCTGTGGCCGTGGCGCCACCACTGGCCCGAGGCCACGCCGCGCGCGGCAAAGGCCAGCGTGCGGCCATCGGGGCTGGGGGCGGCGAAGAATTCGTTGGCGTAGCGGTCGGCCGATACGGCAGTGGGCGTGCCGCCACCCACCGGCACGCGGTAGATATCATTCATGCCGGAGATGTCGCGGCTGGTGCTCGAATAGTAGAGGTATTTGCCGTCGGCGCTCCACCCATCGAGCTGGTCGAGGCCGTCGTCGAAGGTCAGGCGCCTCACCTCGCCCGAGGCGAAATTCAAAAGATAAATATCGCCGTTGCCGGTGCGGGTCGAAATGAAAGCCAGCGACTTACCATCGGGCGCGTACAGCGGGCGGCTTTCGGTGGCGGGGTGGGCGATGAGCAGGCGCGCCTCGCCGCCAGCCACGGGCACCGTCCACACGTCGCCGCCCGAGACGAAGGCAATTTCCTGGCGGTCGGGCGATACGGCGGGCTCCGAAAAATAGGGCAGTGCGGCGGGCGGCGCGGCTAGCCCCGGCAGGACTACCAGCAGCGGCAGGGCCAGTGAGCAGTAAAATTTCAGCAAAGCGAAGCGGGTGAAGGGTGCGGCAATAAACTAGCCGATGCAAAGTAGGTCGGGCGGCGCCTAGTGTTGCACGGCCAACCCCGCCACTACTGGCCCCGTTGCCAAAAGCACCCGCCGGCGAAGTCAGCGGGCGCTTTTGGCAACGGGGCCGGTAGCCTGCACCTTATACCAACCCTGAAGTTACTGTAAGTAACTAAATGCGAGTGGGTAGGCTAGGTTCGGTGCCGGGCGCGCAGTCTCTTCAGGCCCAGGGCAACGCCGCCGGCCAGCAGCGAGGCTCTGCCATCGAGGGGCACGGCGGTGGGGTCGGCCTGCGGGGTGGGGTCGGTGGTGGTGGGCGAGCCGCTTTGGGCGAGCGCGGCGCCCACCGGGGCGAGGAATAGCAGCAGGCCCAGGTGACGGATACTAGTCGTCATAAAGTTGGTTAGGCTAAGAAGCTGTTTAAGCTAATCGAGCAATTCGGCGAATAGTAGCCACGTACAGCCACGCGTTGGCGTGGGCAATTTTGCGCTCATAATCTTTGGCTAAACGCCGGTTATTGCCAGCCCAGGCAATGCTGCGTTCGACCACCCAGCGTTTAGCGTGGATGAAAAAGCGACCTTTCCGCGCCAAGACGCCCGTGGGCACTTGGGCCTGGATACCGCACTGGGCCAGCTGCTGGTAAAAGCGCCGGCCAAAGCCGCCATCGACAAATACGGTGCGCACTTGGTCGAGCAGCTCGTTGGGCAGGGACAGCGCATCCCAGACCTTGGCGGCGGTGGTCCCTTTATGACAATTGGCAGCCACTACGCAGCTAGCCAGTAAATTACCTAGCGTGTCCACCAGGAAAAAGCGTTTGCGCCCCTTGATGCGTTTACCTGCGTCGTAACCCATGCGGGCCGTACTGGTAGCCGTGTTTTTCACGCTTTGGCTGTCGAGGATAGCTGCCGTGGGTTGCGCGTTTTTTTGCGCGCTCCCGCGCGGCAATGCTCAAGCAGCCACTTATCCGCTCCCAGGTGCCAGCAGCGCTCCATTTCGTAAAGTAGTGGTAGACTGTCCCCCACGGCGGCAGGCCGGCGGGCACATCTGGCCAGGCACAGCCGTTCCTAAGCACGCAGAAAATGCCGTTCACAATAGATTAGCGCGGCCACTTACTGGTGCGCTACACAATAAAAAGCGGCGCGATACGCTGCCATTGGCGCTCAGTTAGGGCTGATTTATAACGCTTTTACTGCATCCAGCAAGCCTACTAACTTAAACAGTTTCCAAGAAGCGGAGTCGTTTTTCATGCAGAACCTCGGGATGAAAAATAAAGTGAAGTAATAATGAATTATATTTAAAGTGCAAAAATAAGTTTGATTGGTGCAGCTATCTGTTATCTTACTATTTGTAACTCAAAACCTTTGTGCCCGCCAGGCGCTGGAATAAGCGAAAGCCCCGCAACTACTAGGCTGCCGCCACCCGGATAAGTAGTAGGCTAGCCTACTACTTATTTAGAAATTGGCCTTACATTTAGCACCTCAATCTTCCCCACCTAATTTTTGCATTTTATGCAAGTCAAATCTATATTCCTCGCGGGCGGGGCGCTGCTGGCGGCCACGTCGGGGGCCCTGGCCAGCGGCTTCCAGGTTGGCCTCACCGGCGCCAAGAACGTGGGCATGGGCGGCACGGGTACCGGCCTCTACCTCGACCAGGCTGCGCAGTTTTTCAATCCGGGCGCCTTTGCCTTTGCGCCGACCGGCTTTCAGATAGGGGGCAACCTGGCAATTCCGCGCATCGCGTTCCGGCCCACCGATGCCGACCAGGGGCAGCGGGCTTTGCAGAATACCAACGTATTCCCTTTTAGCGGCTTTATCGGCTTCGGGCCCAAAGAAGGCAAGTGGCGCCTGGGCGTGGGCGTGTACACGCCCTTCGGCAGCGAACTGCACTACCAGCAGGGCTGGGAAGGCCGCTATGCCCTCACCGACATCAACCTGCGCTCGATAATGGCCCAGGCTACGGCGGCCTACGCCATTACCCCGCAGCTAAGCGTGGGCGTGGGCATTACCTCGCTCGTGTATGGCGACGTGGATTTGCAGCGCGACATTCCGGTGCAGGCCCAGGGCAGCACCAGCCCCGCGCACGCGCAGCTCACGGGCAAGGCCGACCACAAGGTGGGCTACAACCTGGGCGTGCTGTTCAAGCCTTCGGATAAGCTGAGCGTGGGCCTTAGCTACCGCTCGGCCGTGGACGCCCACGTGGGCAGCGGCGATATTACGCTGACCGGCATTCCGGCCTCGGCGGCCGGCAGCTTCACGGCCAAGAATTTCGACGTGACCCTGCCGCTGCCCGACGTGTACAGCTTCGGCATCGGGGTGCACCCTAGCGACCAGCTCTTGCTGGCCTTCGACGCCAACCTCGTGGGCTGGAGCCGCTACCAGTCGCTGAGCTTCGCGTACTCCGGCGGCGTGCTGGGCGGGGCCACTTCGTCGTCGTCGAAGCGCCAGTACCAGGATGCGCTGGCCTTTCGCCTGGGCGCCCAGTACAAGGTGACGGATGCCTTCACGGTGCGGGCCGGTACGTTCTATGACTTTTCGGCCGTGCGCGACGGTTTCGTGACGCCCGAAACGCCCGACGCCGACCGCCTGGGCCTCACGGCCGGGGTTAGCTACGAGTTTGCCCAGCGCTTCGGCATCGATGCCTCGTTCCTGTTTGAAGACTTCATGAAGCGCAGCCAGAGTCAGGACGACCTCCTTAGCAACGGCACCACCGACCGCGTGGCCGGCACCTACAAGACCACCATCGCCGTGCCCGGCGTGCAGCTGTACGTGAAGTTCTAACTCCGTCTTTTCTCCTACCCAATGACTCCGTTATTTTCAACTGCTAAGCTGACCCGCCCGGCCCTTGCGCTGCTGGGCCTCGGCCTCGGGGTGGCCGGCTGCCAGCCCAACCTCGACGCGGCCAACCCCGCGCCTTCGGCCAATGGCCTCGACTTTACGAGCTACGTAGCCGTGGGCAACTCGCTCACCTCGGGCTACACCGATGGCGGCCTCTACAACGAAGGGCAGGCTAATTCTTATCCGGCCATTCTGGCCCAGCAGTTTGCCAAAACCGGCAAAGGCCCGGCCAGCTTCGTGCAGCCGGCTTTTTCGAGCGCCAAAAAGGATGGTTCGGGCTATATCAAGCTGCAGGTAGTAAACGGCGCCCTGGCGCCGGTGCAGCCCACGGCGGCCAACAACTACCTGGGTGAGCAGCTGGCCGTGACGGGTGCTACGCTGCCCGGCGGCCCGCAGCTGGAGGCCTATTCGGGCAACCAGCCCGACAACCTGGGCGTGCCTGGCATTTCGGTGCTTAGCAGCGTGTCGGCCCTCACGGGTGGGCTAGCCCCCTACGGCCTCATTAACCCCTTCTATGAGCGTCTGCTGACGGCGGCCGAGAAACCGACCAAAGACTACGTGACGTACATCGGCCAGAAGTCGCCGACCTTCTTCACCTGCTGGATGGGCAACAACGACGTGCTGGCCTATGCCACGGCCGGCGGGGTAGTGTCGCCGCTCAATCCCTTCGGCGGCCTCACCGATACCACGCGCTTTGGCGTTGGCTACCGCGCTATCTTGAATACCATCTCGAAGGGCGGCACGGTGAAAGGGGCCGTGGCCAATATCCCGAACGTGACCAGCGTGCCGTACTTCAATACCGTGACCGTGGCAGCGGTAGTAGCGGCCTACCAGGCGGCGGGTATCCCCATTACGACTATTTATGTGCAGGCTCTCAACGCGGCCGGCACTGCCACCGCGGCCCGTGCCGCTACCTCGGCCGACCTGCTGACGCTGACGGCCCAGCCGTACATTGCCGCGCACCCTGGCGTTGGCACCACCCCTGCCAATGCCCTGCCCAGCGACTACGTGCTCGACCCGGTAGAGGCGGCCAACGTAACGGCGCGCACCACCCAGCTGAACGCCATCATTGCCAAAACGGCCCTGCGCTTCAAGGTGCCCGTGCTAGACGCCAACGCGTTCCTGACTCGGCTGGCTACCAGCGGCATTGCAACTAACGCTGTGAACAACACCGCCACGTTTGCCAGCGGCAACCTATTTGGCCTCGATGGTGTGCACCCCACGCCCCGCGGCTACGCCGTCATTGCCAACGAGTGGATTCGGGTTATCAATGCCTACTACGGCTCGACCATCCCCAGCGTAGACCCCAACAGCTACCGCGGCGTACTGCTGCCCTAGCCACACCCTGGTTGCCAAATTGCTAAAAGCGCCTTCCCCGCCGGGAAGGCGCTTTTTTTGGCCTAGCCGTTGTATCTTCGCTGTTGCTGCTATCCAGAAAGACCGAGGGACCAGGCCCGATGACGTCTTGGCAACCTACCCCGAGTAGGTGCCAACTCCTGTTCGGCCAAGCACTTGGGCCGAAGAAGATATCAGCCGGAACCTGCGCTGCCCGGCGCGGCTTTCTTTCTGGATAGGCGCTTTTTGCTCCCGATTTTGCTTCCAGAAGATATGTCCGCCGCCCCCGCGCTAGCCCCTGCCGTCGCCACCGACTCCGCTTATACGTCGCCCCTGCCTA
The genomic region above belongs to Hymenobacter sp. BRD128 and contains:
- a CDS encoding TldD/PmbA family protein encodes the protein MKRRDFVGLTGLATGALLLPNFPGLGGTLVDPARLLEPGLDVTQKKRLADVALNAAKSAGATYADVRIGRYLNQSIFTREKQVQNIASGESFGAGVRVIASGSWGFAATNNVSDAGLAQAAKLAVAMAKANAKTQKEPVNLAPQKGYGEVSWKTPIKQNAFEVPVAQKAELLLAANAAAQANGANFVNSSLFQINEQKYFASTDGSYIDQDVHRIWPTFSVTAIDRASGKFKTRDALSSPMGLGYEYLSPQAADKVAGPSGTGLVGYRNSYDILEDAALAARQAKAKLTATSVLAGKYDLVLDPNHLGLTIHESIGHPLELDRVLGYEANYAGTSFATLEWRKKNIPYGSKNVTIVADKLQPGSLGAVGYDDEGVKTKEWTLIDQGKLIDYEKIRDQAHIVGQKESDGCCYADSWGTVQFQRMPNVSLRPGTAKMSVDDLISKVDKGIYIAGRGSYSIDQQRYNFQFGGQVFYAIEKGKIAGMLDDVAYQANTQEFWNSCAAVCDQSDYRLFGSFFDGKGQPSQVSAVSHGSATSRFNAVNVINTGRKLG
- a CDS encoding LpqB family beta-propeller domain-containing protein, encoding MAHVGPGGQKLFYTSDQGGAENIWTTGLTKAAPQQVTNFKDGRVLWPSASADGRLIVFERDFGIWTLNTENGQAQPVRIVRRGAPASPTVERQRFTDRLQELALSPDGKKVAFVVHGEVFAASAADGGDATRLTSTVPAESDLTWAPDSRRLIYASARDGARHLYSYTFATGQETRLTNSPLSDAQPRFSPDGKLLAFERDAKELRILDLATKQERVAGTGRFGRPPLAAERSFVWSPDGRWLAFSPAGARGFTNVQVVPTAGGAARAVSFLANSNSNSLSWSPDGKYLLFDTGQRTEDAQVARIDLQLRTPRFREDQFRDLFKEAVPGPASPDKNQSPPQPPARPASPAPLPVATADSARAKNPAAGKKARSKNGAATASLPTPAKPPVNINFDDIRRRLSLVPVGVDVRSQRISPDGKWLLLTATVSNQTNLYIYPLDELSKDAPTARQLTATPGPKREAQFSPDSKEVYYLDQGRIQVVPVEVGKGPAAHPVAVAAELDVDFEQEKLVVFDEAWSYLRDFFNDPTFNGTDWPAQREKFAPYVAGARTPDEVRRLVNLMIGELNASHSGMGPAPAATGTVAPATGRLGVRFDPAEYEQNGRLRLTTVLPLGAAALAGLKPGDVLLAVDGRPLNGSTNLDELLQYKVGRRTTLRVSADGKEREVVVRPLSRDTEKGLDYRQWVEERRAYVAQASGGRLGYVHMFDMSAASLAQLYVDLDAENMTRDGVVVDVRNNNGGFVNVYAIDVLARRSYLSMMSRGMAAPVPARSALGQRSLEVPTVLVTNQHSLSDAEDFSEGYRASHLGKIVGEPTGGWIIFTSGTSLLDGSSLRLPTSTIRATRDGQVMEMNPRPVDIPVTRPIGESYTPHDTQLDAAVKELLGQVGK
- a CDS encoding transposase, with amino-acid sequence MPRGSAQKNAQPTAAILDSQSVKNTATSTARMGYDAGKRIKGRKRFFLVDTLGNLLASCVVAANCHKGTTAAKVWDALSLPNELLDQVRTVFVDGGFGRRFYQQLAQCGIQAQVPTGVLARKGRFFIHAKRWVVERSIAWAGNNRRLAKDYERKIAHANAWLYVATIRRIARLA
- a CDS encoding transposase; its protein translation is MNGIFCVLRNGCAWPDVPAGLPPWGTVYHYFTKWSAAGTWERISGCLSIAARERAKKRATHGSYPRQPKREKHGYQYGPHGLRRR
- a CDS encoding OmpP1/FadL family transporter, with product MQVKSIFLAGGALLAATSGALASGFQVGLTGAKNVGMGGTGTGLYLDQAAQFFNPGAFAFAPTGFQIGGNLAIPRIAFRPTDADQGQRALQNTNVFPFSGFIGFGPKEGKWRLGVGVYTPFGSELHYQQGWEGRYALTDINLRSIMAQATAAYAITPQLSVGVGITSLVYGDVDLQRDIPVQAQGSTSPAHAQLTGKADHKVGYNLGVLFKPSDKLSVGLSYRSAVDAHVGSGDITLTGIPASAAGSFTAKNFDVTLPLPDVYSFGIGVHPSDQLLLAFDANLVGWSRYQSLSFAYSGGVLGGATSSSSKRQYQDALAFRLGAQYKVTDAFTVRAGTFYDFSAVRDGFVTPETPDADRLGLTAGVSYEFAQRFGIDASFLFEDFMKRSQSQDDLLSNGTTDRVAGTYKTTIAVPGVQLYVKF
- a CDS encoding SGNH/GDSL hydrolase family protein; the encoded protein is MTPLFSTAKLTRPALALLGLGLGVAGCQPNLDAANPAPSANGLDFTSYVAVGNSLTSGYTDGGLYNEGQANSYPAILAQQFAKTGKGPASFVQPAFSSAKKDGSGYIKLQVVNGALAPVQPTAANNYLGEQLAVTGATLPGGPQLEAYSGNQPDNLGVPGISVLSSVSALTGGLAPYGLINPFYERLLTAAEKPTKDYVTYIGQKSPTFFTCWMGNNDVLAYATAGGVVSPLNPFGGLTDTTRFGVGYRAILNTISKGGTVKGAVANIPNVTSVPYFNTVTVAAVVAAYQAAGIPITTIYVQALNAAGTATAARAATSADLLTLTAQPYIAAHPGVGTTPANALPSDYVLDPVEAANVTARTTQLNAIIAKTALRFKVPVLDANAFLTRLATSGIATNAVNNTATFASGNLFGLDGVHPTPRGYAVIANEWIRVINAYYGSTIPSVDPNSYRGVLLP